The Apium graveolens cultivar Ventura unplaced genomic scaffold, ASM990537v1 ctg7042, whole genome shotgun sequence region ATTTTGTGCAGGAGGATGTAGGTCAATTATGTGTGGTGCCTGGATTATATTAGATTGACTTAGTGGCTTATATTAGTTTATAGCTTTAATTTTAAAAGTTGTTTGTATTTCGATCATCTCCctagctatatatatatatatatatatcatgttaTAAATGATGTAAAACTTAATGCTAAAGTAAAATTCCTAATTTTTTGAGTTGGTTTTCGAACAACATATTTCTTGTTTATACTCAATGCCAGGAtgtatacaaatatatatataagctgTGTATTGTAAAACTGAGAAAAACAAAGACTTGCGTGTAAGTTGTTTTTATTGATTTGAAGCGTACAATATAAATAGATAGCTGATAGAATATGCAGCTAAAAACAAGGGCCATCAAACAACTAACTCTTCTAATGCAGTTCTACTTCTACGTGTCTACATATGCCATTTCTAAAACTTCTCCACGACTATGCATACTAATTCAACATGCacatactttaattattttaaaactagCTATAAGTTTCAAAATAATTCCAACAATCATCCCCTTAGTTTTGAAACTTATTTAGGCAACTCCATTACTCCCAGTAATCTGCGCATTCTTTCAAATTTGATAGTAGTGAGAGCTTTGGTCAGGAAATCTGCTCGTTGCATATCACTACTCACATGCTTGACAATGATCTCCTTTCTCTCAACACATTCTCGAATATAATGGTAGCGTTTGTCTATATGTTGTACTACGCCCATGAAAAACTAGGTTCCTTGCAAGATCGATGGCGGATTTATCATCAATGTACAAGATTACTGGACCCATATCTTCACCTGTTAGCTTGCTCAGCAGATTCCTCAGCCAAACAGCTTGACAAGCTGATGTCGTCCCTCCCATAAACTCTGCCTCGCACGAAGACAAGGCCACACACCTTTGTTTCTGTGAGACCCATGTGATGAGGTTATCATTTAAGTAAAATACCATTCCTCTTGTACTCTTCCTGTCATCTGTTTGTCCTCCAAAATCGCTATTCGAGTATCCTGTAAGCATATTGTTTCTAATATCCCTCGAATAAACCAGGCCGTAGTTAATTGTACCCTTGACGTACCTGAGTATACGCTTTATAGCATTCATATGAAGAACTGTGGGCTTTTCCATTAAACGGCTGACTATCCCCACATCATAAGCCATGTCGGGACATGTATGCACAAGGTAGCGAAGTCCTCCAACCAAGCTTTTGTATTCTGTTGGATCCACCAGTTTCCCGCCTTCGTCGTTAGTCAAATGCTCCTTCGGATCCATAGGATATTTAGTGGGGTTAAAAGCTTGCATTCCAGCCTTCTCCAATATTTTCTTTGTGTAAGCTGACTGTTTTAGCTCTATACAGTCCTTCATTTGTTGAACCAGGTAATACACAAAATGCGCTACTCTTCTATCTTCCATGTCTGCTCAACCCATGATCTGCTTATCACTTGTGGCACCCAACAATATTTCCAAAAAACAATCTCACACAACTCAAATAATATAACTTTAGTATAAATAGACAATAATAACTTGTTGACTCCATTACATAATATAATTAAACAAAACTTGAAGAAGATTATATAATTATGTGTTATTCTAATAAAGTAAATAATGTAAATGTTGGGTTTTCAGAACCTTTTATAATGCTTCCAAATAGGTTCCTAGGCCTTCTAAGTAGATATCTAGCTCTGCTCCATGTATTCACCAAAAaatctatctatctatactatactattataggCAATTTGGTAGTTGGTTGGTTATTTGGTACAGTTATTTGGTACGCAAAATAAGAACCGTCAGATTTAAAGACATATAGATGGAACCGTtggatataataataataaaatattatattaatatttaaactgctctcatagGTTGAGGGTTCGAATTCCGTCAACAACGTATTAAATTTAAactttatatctttatttttaataGTTTCTACAGGTTCAAGGTTCGAGACTTGTaaataacatattatatattatattatttattttcagtcaagtctcaaattatcataACACATAAATTATTATAATGTATTATGTTCTttgatttatttttcaactattaaaaatttatattaatatatcaataattttaagataaaacttattattaaaaattaatcgAGTGTTAAAAGCAATCCGTGTATCGCCCACGTTACagactagtatatatatatgggctactctaatagaaaccaattttggaatagaaactagaaattaaataatattttattttaaattattttgaaaaatatcacatatgatatgcaaatcgatcgttgagaggtggagaaaaatacagtgaaatcggattttaaaacAAATTACCGTTTGAcgttaaaaataaaataaaaagcggAGGAAAAAAGTTGAGATTGTGTGTGGGATGGTATCGATTAGTTCGGTGTGGTGCTTTTAGGGGGCTATTAAGTTAGATTGATCTAATGGCTTATATTagtttttagtttctattttaactttagtttctatttgatcatttgcctattatatatatgtgtgtgcctACACTTATAAAATAACACTGATTTCGATTGCTAACCCATGAACTCCCTAAAATGATACGACCAAGTTTCTTGGAGTGAATATCACACGTGCGTGTAATAACCTCACACAGAATATATAATGTAATTTCTATATCAATAATTATAATATCTTGGATcctatatataataatattagcACGTCCtcatcaaataaaacaatttttttcTAATATTGTAATTAGCTAATATTCTAATAAAATAGATAATTTGTTTTAGAAACTTCTAAATATTAGGCTTGCAGAGTCTTTTGTTTTGCTTCCAAATCGTCTCAAGAATTTTAGAAATATGTCAACTACTAGTAGGAGTATGTGAGTCTTTTGTTTTGCTTCCAAAAGTTTCTTCGAGACTTTACACATATGTCTAGTACTAGTACTAGTAGGAGTATATTTATTACATATTTTGACGAATAAATGTGTCTACACTCACAAAATGAGGCGCATCTTGATGAAAAAGCTAAAGACTCCCGAAAATGATACGACCAAGTTTCATGAGGAGAATATTATATATGACCATGTTAGTAATATTTCGAACTAAAAAATGCAACCAAGGAAAAATTTATCAATAAACCATTTTTTTAGCAATATCATTGACTTTATTAGCATAGGACATATGAAATACCGATAGCTTAACTTGGTTATTACATAACCCCAAGGCTATGTTGACACTCTAGATTAACTTTTGCTTTTAATTTTTCTTCAATTATCCATGGTAGATATTAGGGTTAAACTGTATACATATTTTCTACCACTATGTGTCTCTTTGAAAGAATATTTTGGTTGAGGAACATGACAATTAAATAATATGTCTAACCATAATATTGTGAGTACTTGATTGTTGGTGTTGAACATGGTACAAAAAACACTTCATTCCTTGAACTGATTACTTTAATATTTATCCTCTTCATATCATGCTTAACTATATGTGCAATATGGATAAAATACTTTATAAGAAACATCTTCTTTTATATTTAGTTTTCTTGTGGTCTCGATCACCAATCCTTAACTTTTTATTTGTTGAGGTCTAATTATAGGATTCTTGCTTgccaaaaataaataaattataggATGCCTGATAAGTGCTCAAAAAAGTTCGAATAACTTATTTTCTGCTGACAATAAGGTTTTTGTCAGGTTTGGAAAATATATTTTGTTAAGGTAACAACTTTTTCAAGAGAGGTAATTACAGGGCAATTAAGGTGAGGTAACTATCAGCGAAGTAATTGATTCATCATTGATTATGTAGCAAAAAtagtggctctgataccaattgacGGGGGATGCTGATTTGGAAAAATTAGGATTTAAGATATTAAAACTCTCGCAAGGTTTTTTCcatttaaatgaatattttttcttaaaaataaaattttaaagaatTACAGTAATAAAAAGCCCCtaatttaatttgaataaattaatttaacttttacttcaaaatatgatttttatatgattattgtTAAAATACAATTAAATGGCTCCAAAAGTTTAACTATCATGTAAATATATAGTATTACAAAAAcatagtaaaaataattttaaccTTGTGATTTGACAGGATTTTGCCCTCTTTGGTATGAAAAACAATGAGATTAAGAAGGTAGTACGTTGAGGGAAATAATTAACGTGCCTCTGTTGTTTTTGATGAATAATTACGGATCttgttttttaaattttgttgccaagttattttgtcttattgattattttcgtacgaaaatatataaagtaaactctctttatttttgtagtttttgcatatatgtgtattaatttaataataatagcaataataataataattttaattttaatttatttgcattattatattaatattaatatttactGCTATAGGTGTGATGCAAGAATCATTTAGTAGTTGTTAGGGCTAGAATTCAATGTATCCTATGTTGGGTCGTTTAATCTAAACTTGGGAAGcttgtttatttatttcttaGTTGCTATCTTAATTAAACTGTCGTGCAAAGTTTGTTTGGATCGTGTTGACCTGGTCTAAAGAACTGGAAAGGGCGTTGCTGAATAAACGTTAGTCTTTGAGATGTTGTAGGACTTCAGTTGTTTAGTTGCTATTTTGTAGGACATTTACGCATTGTTTTAGTTTAAGTATTGTAGTTCATTATCAAATAAAAAAAGCTGTTCAACGCTATCTTTATTAAAATACACATACAGACACTTAAGTTGCATATCTTTGTGCCAATATCCTATAGTGACAACCTCCTTACTAGTTACTAGTTTATCTTGTATATTTTTCTAGGCATTTAATACAAACAACCAAAAAACCCTCGTATATATTTGCTAATTATCTTATAAATAAACCCTCTCTCCTCTTATTGTATATAGTtattatattgttaattatttttatgtagGAGAATGGTTTCTTGGTTTTGGTTTTGTTGGTAATTTATGTTCCTAGGTATGGAATGATGTATAAGCTAAAACTTTTTATAGAATTTTTTCTGTAGGTAACTGTAAAAATCTAACTCAAAATATAAGGTTTAGCTTGTTCTTTCAAGCTTGATAGGAGAATTCCCTTTTTAATATTCAGAGTAGGATACTAACATTATTAAGGTATCTGGTATTTACTTGGAGAAAGCTTCTGAGCAGTTTAAAATGTTTTGTAATCA contains the following coding sequences:
- the LOC141703724 gene encoding secreted RxLR effector protein 161-like translates to MEDRRVAHFVYYLVQQMKDCIELKQSAYTKKILEKAGMQAFNPTKYPMDPKEHLTNDEGGKLVDPTEYKSLVGGLRYLVHTCPDMAYDVGIVSRLMEKPTVLHMNAIKRILRYVKGTINYGLVYSRDIRNNMLTGYSNSDFGGQTDDRKSTRGMVFYLNDNLITWVSQKQRCVALSSCEAEFMGGTTSACQAVWLRNLLSKLTGEDMGPVILYIDDKSAIDLARNLVFHGRSTTYRQTLPLYSRMC